A window of the Syntrophothermus lipocalidus DSM 12680 genome harbors these coding sequences:
- the spoIIE gene encoding stage II sporulation protein E, translating to MDRLEVYPYHRLADEGRKTRRNKKRRALFLRKVQPTMRWRPKGFLTRILLVLRDRQAWADVLTWENLMVWAVVFILSRALILGEILPFGFAFIAAFYRKHPIRNLGIVLFSFLGLLTGPGGYLLWSNAVATGVLVTVMNYIRFPEGKRAITLPVLTASILLVSKSAFLCVQEPSFYQEMIIIFESLIAGVLTFVFIVAEEGISEHKAAWEFHFEDITAFSILAVGLILGLTGATFFHMSLTSILSRLGILTAAFLWGSGGGTMAGVLAGIVPAMSSQIFPEMFGIYAISGLVAGLFRNFTRLGVIIGFMLGSLLLSVYMVDTRQAVVGVWETGVASVLFLLLPESLRERVPVQMVEGFMNKADKEDAALVDEYVQELARERVNRLSRIFEELSLALAETTEPQAVSKAERNYLNILFDEISQGFCKSCALYATCWDQDFYRTYKNLFEVFSLAESRGKVDSEEFPPSLRKRCLKCRDLASRINQVFEHLRVAEYWEGKLLESKELVSNQLRGISDIIKNLAGEIDLRTKVDQELRTRLLKETRKLGIKVHDAAPFITPDNQVYFRIVATSCTDGATCDTLAPTISLLMGETYGVCEKQCPRQMGKGRCEFTLSKAYSYRVVTGAAQLAKERVSGDSFTVATLKEGKELLVLSDGMGVGKRAFMESRAVVNLLEELLTGGFAKDVALKTINSVLLLRSPSETFATVDLCMIDLYSAEADFVKIGSAPSFIKRGAKVGVVTSSTPPIGILNNIETVSEKRALRAGDIIIMVTDGVLDSPRGREDRDIWLHRLLSEMEETDPQRISDLIINRALDRARGQPTDDMTVLVARIDGVKGS from the coding sequence GTGGACAGGCTCGAGGTGTACCCGTATCATCGCCTGGCGGACGAAGGTCGCAAAACCCGCAGGAATAAGAAACGAAGGGCTTTATTCCTCCGGAAGGTTCAGCCGACTATGCGGTGGCGGCCCAAGGGGTTTTTGACCCGGATCCTGCTCGTTTTGAGGGACAGGCAAGCCTGGGCCGATGTCCTTACCTGGGAAAACCTGATGGTTTGGGCAGTCGTGTTCATCCTTAGCCGGGCCTTGATACTGGGAGAAATCCTGCCTTTTGGCTTCGCTTTTATCGCTGCCTTCTACCGTAAACATCCCATACGCAATCTAGGCATAGTCTTGTTCTCATTTCTCGGCCTTCTTACAGGTCCAGGAGGTTACTTGCTCTGGAGTAACGCGGTGGCTACCGGAGTATTGGTAACCGTAATGAACTATATCCGGTTCCCCGAAGGAAAACGGGCCATAACCTTGCCGGTACTCACCGCATCGATACTGTTAGTAAGCAAGAGCGCCTTCCTGTGTGTACAGGAGCCTTCATTCTACCAAGAGATGATTATTATCTTCGAGTCCCTAATAGCCGGGGTGCTGACTTTTGTGTTCATAGTAGCTGAAGAGGGGATTTCAGAGCACAAGGCGGCTTGGGAATTCCATTTCGAGGATATTACCGCTTTCAGCATTTTGGCCGTTGGCCTTATCCTGGGGCTAACCGGAGCGACCTTTTTTCATATGAGTCTTACCAGCATATTGAGCCGTTTGGGGATATTGACCGCAGCCTTTCTCTGGGGTAGTGGGGGCGGTACCATGGCGGGGGTGTTGGCAGGAATAGTGCCGGCTATGTCTAGTCAAATCTTCCCAGAAATGTTCGGGATATACGCGATATCAGGTCTGGTAGCCGGACTTTTCCGGAACTTTACCCGTCTCGGGGTGATAATAGGGTTCATGCTAGGCAGTTTGTTACTTTCGGTTTACATGGTGGACACGCGTCAAGCGGTGGTTGGGGTTTGGGAAACCGGGGTAGCTTCTGTGCTCTTCTTGCTATTACCCGAATCTCTCAGGGAAAGAGTTCCCGTGCAAATGGTTGAAGGGTTTATGAACAAAGCCGACAAGGAAGACGCGGCTCTGGTAGACGAATATGTTCAGGAGCTTGCGAGGGAGAGGGTGAATCGACTGAGCCGCATATTTGAGGAACTCTCTTTAGCCTTGGCAGAAACCACCGAACCCCAAGCGGTTTCCAAAGCAGAAAGAAATTATCTGAACATTCTCTTCGACGAGATTTCACAGGGATTCTGCAAAAGTTGCGCTCTGTACGCTACTTGCTGGGATCAGGACTTTTACAGAACTTACAAGAACCTGTTTGAGGTATTCAGCCTGGCCGAATCCCGGGGCAAGGTTGACAGCGAGGAGTTCCCGCCGAGCCTGCGCAAGCGCTGCCTCAAGTGTCGGGACCTCGCATCCAGAATCAACCAGGTGTTCGAACACCTGCGGGTAGCGGAATACTGGGAAGGCAAACTCCTCGAGTCCAAAGAGCTTGTATCCAACCAGTTGCGAGGGATTTCGGACATCATAAAGAACCTGGCCGGTGAAATCGACCTAAGAACCAAAGTGGACCAGGAACTACGTACTCGCTTGCTGAAGGAGACGAGAAAGCTGGGAATCAAGGTACACGATGCTGCCCCGTTCATAACACCGGATAATCAAGTATATTTCCGAATTGTCGCCACTTCCTGCACGGATGGGGCGACCTGCGATACACTGGCCCCGACCATCTCTTTACTTATGGGAGAAACCTACGGAGTCTGCGAAAAACAGTGCCCTCGCCAGATGGGGAAAGGCAGGTGTGAATTCACTCTGAGCAAGGCATACAGCTACCGGGTGGTTACCGGAGCGGCCCAACTTGCCAAGGAGAGGGTATCGGGCGACAGTTTCACCGTGGCCACGCTGAAGGAGGGTAAAGAGCTTCTGGTTCTCAGTGACGGCATGGGCGTGGGCAAGAGGGCGTTTATGGAAAGCAGGGCAGTGGTCAACCTCCTTGAGGAATTGCTAACCGGTGGGTTTGCGAAAGATGTGGCCCTTAAGACCATAAACTCCGTGCTCCTCCTGCGCTCACCGAGTGAGACCTTCGCCACCGTCGATCTGTGCATGATCGACCTGTATTCGGCGGAAGCAGACTTCGTGAAAATCGGAAGTGCCCCCAGTTTCATAAAAAGGGGTGCCAAGGTCGGGGTCGTGACATCAAGCACGCCTCCTATAGGCATTCTAAATAATATTGAAACCGTGTCCGAAAAAAGGGCTCTCCGGGCCGGGGACATCATAATTATGGTGACGGACGGAGTGCTCGATTCCCCGCGGGGACGCGAAGACCGAGACATCTGGTTGCACCGTTTATTGTCCGAGATGGAAGAAACGGATCCCCAAAGGATATCTGACCTCATAATCAACCGGGCTTTGGACCGCGCCCGGGGCCAGCCAACTGACGACATGACGGTTCTGGTAGCCCGTATCGACGGCGTGAAAGGAAGTTAG
- the tilS gene encoding tRNA lysidine(34) synthetase TilS, whose product MFRGGAVLRKVRQFIMQHNLISPGELVVVGVSGGPDSVALLHLLHLLGKEEGFSIHAAHLNHGLRPEAEEEEVFVRELAKSLGLGCTVDRAKVREEARAGRRSVEEAGRQARYAFFIRVAEELKADKVATAHHMGDQAETVLMHLLRGSGLKGLGGMSPRRGILIRPFLTVTRTDIMSYLEENRLDYCLDASNYDWDYLRNRIRHQLIPLLEKEYNPNIVASLCQLATVARDEDMVLEEMAVKAFKEIARPDQGGLVLNLETMQVLPVAVQRRVILLALKQLGGEQGWEMKDVQSVLELAQKAGSDKHICVGKNIWANKSYGRIIVRVGREKTRPFRYFLEIPGKTYIEEIRAELVCYLRKREDVWPSWDSVCLDWDKLKKPLEVRSRRPGDRFRPLGLGGTKKLQDFLVDCKVPVEQRDRVGILACEDEIYWVIGYRLDERAVIDDTTKRVLVVEIRKKQTH is encoded by the coding sequence TTGTTTAGAGGTGGTGCAGTGCTCCGTAAAGTAAGGCAGTTTATCATGCAACATAATCTTATCAGTCCTGGTGAGCTTGTGGTGGTGGGGGTTTCGGGGGGGCCGGATTCGGTGGCTCTCCTGCATCTGCTGCATCTCTTGGGGAAAGAAGAGGGGTTTTCGATTCACGCTGCCCACCTAAACCACGGCTTGCGTCCGGAGGCCGAGGAGGAAGAGGTGTTTGTTAGGGAACTGGCCAAGTCTCTAGGCCTGGGGTGTACAGTCGACAGGGCGAAAGTGCGGGAAGAAGCTCGAGCTGGCAGGAGGTCGGTGGAGGAAGCAGGTAGGCAAGCACGTTACGCTTTTTTCATCCGGGTGGCGGAGGAACTGAAGGCCGACAAAGTGGCCACTGCCCATCACATGGGCGACCAGGCTGAAACCGTACTCATGCACCTGTTAAGGGGCTCGGGACTGAAAGGGTTGGGAGGCATGAGCCCCAGGAGAGGTATTCTTATTCGACCTTTCTTAACAGTGACCAGGACTGACATAATGTCCTACCTTGAAGAGAACCGGCTGGACTACTGCTTGGATGCCAGCAACTACGATTGGGACTACCTTCGCAATCGCATCCGTCACCAGCTTATCCCCCTGTTAGAGAAAGAGTACAATCCCAACATAGTAGCGAGTCTGTGTCAACTTGCGACCGTGGCCAGGGATGAAGATATGGTACTGGAAGAAATGGCGGTCAAGGCTTTTAAAGAAATAGCCCGACCGGACCAAGGAGGCTTGGTCCTGAACTTAGAGACGATGCAGGTATTACCTGTAGCCGTGCAGCGTCGGGTCATCCTTCTAGCTCTAAAACAACTGGGGGGAGAACAGGGCTGGGAAATGAAGGACGTGCAGTCGGTGTTGGAACTCGCCCAAAAGGCGGGATCGGACAAACACATCTGTGTGGGAAAGAATATCTGGGCGAACAAGAGTTACGGGAGAATTATCGTCAGGGTTGGACGGGAAAAAACTCGTCCCTTCCGGTATTTCCTTGAAATCCCGGGCAAGACTTATATTGAGGAGATAAGAGCCGAACTCGTGTGCTACTTGAGAAAAAGGGAAGACGTATGGCCGTCTTGGGATTCTGTGTGCCTGGACTGGGATAAACTCAAAAAGCCCCTGGAAGTTAGGTCTCGGCGGCCTGGGGATCGTTTTCGACCGCTAGGTCTAGGTGGAACCAAGAAGCTCCAGGACTTCTTAGTGGACTGCAAAGTGCCGGTAGAACAGCGCGATCGGGTCGGGATTTTAGCTTGTGAAGATGAGATATACTGGGTCATCGGGTACCGACTGGACGAGCGAGCTGTAATTGATGACACTACCAAGCGGGTGTTAGTAGTCGAAATCCGGAAAAAGCAGACTCATTGA
- the ftsH gene encoding ATP-dependent zinc metalloprotease FtsH produces MDRVLKNFAIYAVIVLLAVFAIKATSESEKPTQDVDYSTFYRDVAQDKIDQVMITVDTDVYIIEGKYKDGKTFRTEAPKEDNIFEHLRAHNVAYDTEKAKGPPWWTGLLSTLLPIAILVGFIFLMMNQTQGGGNRVMQFGRSRARMTTPEEVKVTFKDVAGADEAKEELQEVIEFLKNPQKFIQMGAKIPKGVLLYGPPGTGKTLMARAVAGEAGVPFFSISGSDFVEMFVGVGAARVRDLFENAKKNAPCIVFIDEIDAVGRQRGAGVGGGHDEREQTLNQLLVEMDGFSTNEGIIVMAGTNRPDILDPALLRPGRFDRHIVIDRPDVKGREAILKVHAEGKPLAPGVDMSVIAKRTPGFTGADLANVMNEAALLSARRNKKEITMEELEDAIERVIAGPEKKSRVISEKEKRLVAYHEAGHAVVSYFLPNTDKVHKISIIPRGRAGGYTLLLPEEDINYVTKSRLLDEVTTLLGGRVAESLVLQEVSTGAQNDLERATSIVRRMITEYGMSEELGPLTFGHKREEVFLGRDIARDRNYSEAIAYAIDQEARGFIENCYEKAKDILTQNIDKLHKVAEKLMEKEVLEGDEFEAIMTGRA; encoded by the coding sequence TTGGACAGGGTACTGAAGAATTTTGCAATCTATGCGGTAATTGTCCTGCTAGCCGTTTTTGCCATCAAGGCCACATCTGAATCGGAAAAACCGACCCAAGACGTCGACTACAGCACCTTTTATCGAGATGTGGCGCAGGACAAGATCGACCAGGTAATGATAACGGTTGATACCGATGTTTATATAATAGAAGGTAAATACAAAGACGGCAAAACCTTTCGGACCGAGGCTCCCAAAGAAGACAATATTTTTGAACACCTGAGGGCTCATAACGTGGCCTATGACACCGAAAAAGCTAAAGGGCCTCCCTGGTGGACCGGACTTTTGAGCACTCTTTTGCCCATAGCTATTCTTGTCGGTTTTATCTTCCTAATGATGAACCAGACTCAGGGCGGAGGTAACCGGGTCATGCAGTTTGGGCGCAGCCGGGCCCGCATGACGACGCCGGAAGAGGTCAAGGTCACGTTTAAAGATGTAGCTGGGGCCGATGAGGCCAAGGAAGAGCTTCAGGAGGTTATCGAGTTCCTTAAAAATCCGCAGAAGTTCATTCAAATGGGGGCCAAGATCCCCAAAGGGGTGCTCCTTTACGGGCCTCCCGGCACAGGCAAGACCTTGATGGCCAGAGCGGTGGCGGGGGAGGCGGGTGTGCCCTTTTTTTCTATCAGCGGGTCCGATTTCGTGGAAATGTTCGTGGGAGTGGGGGCAGCTCGGGTCAGGGACCTCTTTGAGAACGCCAAAAAGAACGCTCCTTGCATCGTGTTCATCGACGAGATAGATGCGGTGGGGCGGCAGCGCGGAGCAGGAGTAGGCGGAGGACACGACGAGCGCGAGCAGACCTTGAACCAGCTGCTGGTTGAGATGGATGGCTTTAGCACTAATGAAGGGATAATCGTCATGGCGGGTACCAACCGGCCAGACATCCTGGACCCGGCCCTGCTGCGACCGGGGAGGTTTGACCGCCATATAGTCATCGACCGCCCTGACGTTAAAGGGCGGGAAGCCATCCTCAAAGTGCATGCCGAAGGCAAGCCTCTGGCTCCGGGTGTTGATATGTCCGTCATCGCCAAACGAACTCCCGGATTTACGGGAGCCGACTTGGCCAATGTCATGAACGAGGCCGCTCTGCTGTCAGCCCGGCGCAACAAAAAAGAGATAACCATGGAGGAACTGGAGGATGCCATCGAACGGGTGATCGCCGGCCCTGAAAAGAAGTCCCGGGTTATTTCCGAGAAGGAAAAACGGCTGGTTGCCTACCACGAAGCAGGGCATGCGGTGGTGAGCTATTTCCTTCCCAACACCGACAAGGTGCACAAGATATCGATTATCCCGCGGGGAAGGGCCGGAGGGTATACCCTGTTGCTGCCAGAAGAAGATATCAACTACGTAACCAAATCGCGTCTCTTGGATGAGGTTACTACCTTGCTCGGAGGGCGGGTGGCGGAAAGCCTGGTTCTCCAGGAGGTCAGCACCGGGGCCCAAAACGACCTGGAGCGGGCTACTTCTATTGTCAGGAGGATGATTACCGAATACGGGATGTCAGAAGAATTGGGGCCCTTGACTTTTGGGCACAAGCGGGAGGAGGTATTCTTGGGGCGGGACATAGCCCGGGACCGGAATTACTCTGAAGCCATAGCCTACGCCATAGACCAGGAAGCCCGCGGGTTTATCGAAAACTGTTACGAAAAAGCCAAGGATATTCTAACTCAAAATATCGACAAACTTCACAAGGTAGCGGAGAAACTGATGGAAAAAGAAGTGCTCGAAGGCGACGAGTTCGAAGCCATAATGACCGGTCGGGCCTAG